A single region of the Accipiter gentilis chromosome 6, bAccGen1.1, whole genome shotgun sequence genome encodes:
- the GMNC gene encoding geminin coiled-coil domain-containing protein 1 — translation MVSALCISLDLEAEKEKLVSSPWGLASTGRPCPEPDFAGGPGCPWSAPAGVSKETWAAVCAAEPPPQQHGQGRREARPPGQFCSPQLGAQDAAWRGDQLSSQLYRNKQLQDTLLQKEEELARLHEENNNLRQYLNSALIKCLEEKAKKLLSCHGQKTCAILKSTKRRLKEDHCFVPEETPHASKARRNLFNEFTACEEQASPAVDSWVLQTLGLKDVNTIDENSANYSALSSDLGKDTYCLSPGEAIDYDHSEGAAAAYSCSHVPTANSSNHPCSEDSPFLPQFSSAPCVPSSVPSVSSLPAYGLPYLTGDLSPNKTEVAFTTSLSPHRNVRTHTFHQGQAFVCRDDDGGWRFTWVPKQAE, via the exons ATGGTAAGTGCTCTTTGCATTTCTCTCGACCTGGAGGCAGAAAAGGAGAAGCTGGTCTCTTCGCCTTGGGGGCTTGCA AGCACCGGACGGCCGTGCCCGGAGCCGGACTTCGCCGGGGGCCCGGGCTGCCCCTGGTCCGCCCCCGCCGGGGTTTCCAAGGAGACTTGGGCCGCCGTCTgcgccgcggagccgccgccgcagcagcacgGCCAGGGCCGGCGGGAGGCTCGGCCGCCGG GGCAGTTCTGCAGCCCGCAGCTCGGTGCCCAGGACGCGGCGTGGCGGGGAGACCAGCTGTCCTCCCAGCTTTACAGAAACAAGCAG CTTCAGGATACCTTGCTTCAGAAGGAAGAGGAACTTGCTAGGttacatgaagaaaataataacctCCGACAATACCTGAATTCTGCCCTGATTAAGTGTTTAGAAGAAAAAGCCAAG aagctgCTATCCTGCCATGGCCAAAAAACCTGTGCTATTCTCAAAAGCACCAAGAGGAGATTAAAAGAGGACCACTGCTTTGTTCCTGAAGAAACTCCTCATGCTTCCAAAGCTAGAAGGAACCTCTTTAATGAATTCACTGCCTGTGAAGAACAAGCCAGCCCTGCTGTGGACAGCTGGGTCTTGCAGACTTTAGGATTAAAAGATGTCAACACCATTGATGAAAATTCAGCTAACTACAGTGCCCTGTCCTCAGACCTTGGAAAAGACACATACTGCCTGAGCCCTGGGGAAGCAATAGACTATGACCACagtgaaggagcagcagcagcctatAGCTGCAGCCATGTGCCTACAGCTAACAGCAGTAACCACCCATGCAGTGAAgactctcccttccttcctcagtTTTCCTCAGCACCATGTGTCCCCTCATCAGTGCCAAGTgtttcctccctcccagcctaTGGGTTGCCTTATTTGACTGGTGATTTGTCACCGAACAAAACAGAAGTGGCCTTCACAACATCTCTAAGTCCTCACCGCAATGTGAGAACACACACCTTCCACCAAGGACAAGCCTTTGTATGCAGGGATGATGATGGAGGATGGAGATTCACCTGGGTGCCCAAACAGGCTGAATAA